A region of Gracilinanus agilis isolate LMUSP501 chromosome 3, AgileGrace, whole genome shotgun sequence DNA encodes the following proteins:
- the TBR1 gene encoding T-box brain protein 1, with the protein MQLEHCLSPSIMLSKKFLNVSSSYPHSGGSELVLHDHPIISTTDNLERSSPLKKITRGMTNQSDTDNFPDSKDSPGDVQRSKLSPVLDGVSELRHSFDGSAADRYLLSQSSQPQSAATAPSTMFPYPSQHGPAHPAFSIGSPSRYMAHHPVITNGAYNSLLSNSSPQGYPAAGYPYPQQYGHSYQGAPFYQFSSTQPGLVPGKAQVYLCNRPLWLKFHRHQTEMIITKQGRRMFPFLSFNISGLDPTAHYNIFVDVILADPNHWRFQGGKWVPCGKADTNVQGNRVYMHPDSPNTGAHWMRQEISFGKLKLTNNKGASNNNGQMVVLQSLHKYQPRLHVVEVNEDGTEDTNQPGRVQTFTFPETQFIAVTAYQNTDITQLKIDHNPFAKGFRDNYDTIYTGCDMDRLTPSPNDSPRSQIVPGARYAMAGSFLQDQFVSNYAKARFHPGAGAGPGPGTDRSVPHTNGLLSPQQAEDPGAPSPQRWFVTPANNRLDFAASAYDTATDFAGNAATLLSYAAAGVKALPLQAAGCTGRPLGYYADPSGWGARSPPQYCSKSSSMLSCWPNSAAAAARMASSNPYLGEEAESLATERSPLPPGSEDSKPKDLSDSSWIETPSSIKSIDSTDSGIYEQAKRRRISPSDTPVSESSSPLKSEVLTQRDCEKNCAKDIGYYGFYSHS; encoded by the exons ATGCAGCTGGAGCACTGTCTTTCTCCTTCTATCATGCTCTCCAAGAAATTTCTCAATGTGAGCAGCAGTTACCCACATTCAGGCGGATCTGAGCTTGTCTTGCATGATCATCCCATTATCTCGACCACTGACAACCTGGAGAGAAGTTCACCTTTGAAAAAAATTACCAGGGGGATGACGAATCAGTCAGATACAGacaattttcctgactccaaggactCACCAGGGGACGTCCAGAGAAGTAAACTCTCTCCTGTCTTGGACGGGGTCTCTGAGCTTCGTCACAGTTTCGATGGATCTGCTGCAGATCGCTATCTCCTCTCTCAGTCCAGCCAGCCCCAGTCCGCTGCCACTGCTCCCAGTACCATGTTCCCTTACCCCAGCCAGCATGGACCCGCGCACCCTGCCTTCTCTATCGGCAGCCCCAGTCGCTACATGGCACACCACCCCGTGATCACCAATGGAGCTTACAACAGCCTCCTGTCCAATTCTTCGCCACAGGGCTATCCAGCGGCGGGCTATCCTTACCCTCAACAGTATGGGCACTCTTACCAAGGAGCGCCTTTCTATCAGTTCTCTTCTACTCAACCGGGACTTGTGCCCGGCAAAGCTCAGGTCTACTTGTGCAACAGACCACTCTGGCTGAAATTTCATCGGCATCAAACAGAGATGATCATCACCAAACAGGGAAG gcgcatgtttccttttttaagttttaaCATTTCTGGTCTGGATCCCACGGCTCATTACAATATTTTTGTGGATGTAATTTTGGCGGATCCCAATCACTGGAGATTTCAAGGAGGGAAATGGGTTCCTTGCGGCAAAGCGGACACCAATGTACAAG GAAACCGGGTCTATATGCATCCCGATTCCCCCAATACAGGGGCTCACTGGATGCGCCAAGAAAtctcttttgggaaattaaaacttACAAACAACAAAGGAGCTTCAAACAACAATGGCCAG ATGGTGGTTTTACAGTCTTTGCACAAGTACCAGCCCCGCTTGCATGTGGTGGAAGTGAACGAAGATGGCACCGAGGATACCAACCAGCCAGGGAGGGTCCAGACTTTCACCTTTCCAGAGACACAGTTCATAGCGGTTACCGCCTACCAAAACACAGAT ATTACGCAATTGAAAATAGATCACAACCCCTTCGCAAAGGGCTTCCGGGATAACTATGACAC GATTTACACGGGCTGCGATATGGACCGCCTGACCCCTTCGCCCAACGATTCTCCCCGCTCGCAGATTGTGCCAGGGGCCCGTTATGCCATGGCCGGCTCCTTCCTGCAGGACCAGTTCGTAAGCAACTACGCCAAGGCACGCTTCCACCCGGGGGCCGGGGCCGGCCCAGGCCCAGGCACAGACCGCAGCGTGCCTCACACCAATGGGCTCCTGTCGCCCCAGCAGGCCGAGGACCCCGGTGCCCCGTCGCCCCAGCGCTGGTTTGTCACGCCAGCCAACAACCGACTGGACTTCGCCGCCTCGGCCTACGACACAGCCACTGACTTCGCAGGCAACGCAGCCACCTTGCTCTCGTATGCGGCGGCAGGCGTCAAGGCACTCCCGCTGCAGGCTGCAGGCTGCACGGGCCGGCCTCTGGGGTACTACGCAGACCCGTCTGGCTGGGGGGCCCGCAGTCCCCCGCAGTACTGCAGCAAGTCCAGCTCCATGCTTTCCTGTTGGCCCAACAGCGCAGCGGCGGCCGCTCGCATGGCCAGCAGCAACCCCTACCTGGGCGAGGAAGCAGAAAGCCTGGCCACGGAGCGCTCGCCTTTGCCCCCGGGCTCCGAGGACTCCAAGCCCAAAGACTTGTCCGACTCCAGCTGGATCGAGACCCCTTCGTCCATTAAGTCCATCGACTCCACCGATTCTGGGATTTACGAGCAGGCCAAGCGGAGGCGGATCTCGCCGTCTGACACGCCGGTGTCCGAGAGTTCCTCTCCACTCAAGAGCGAAGTGTTGACCCAAAGGGACTGTGAGAAGAACTGCGCCAAGGACATAGGCTACTACGGCTTCTACTCTCACAGCTAG